One Cystobacter fuscus DSM 2262 genomic window carries:
- a CDS encoding pilus assembly protein PilP, whose product MKTFHSMFISGALALSLVGCGEEEPPPPPVAARPAAQEEPAPEKPAEPAVAAPLYVYNYNPVGKRDPFRSPVEDIKAADTPVGAQLLTACTEALCQWDIDQLKLVAVVTGDANPMAMVEDPMGRGHIVRRNSRVGRSGGKVTQILRDEVVVTETITTPERVVYNPVKLGLKQEDKRDPAYNLMTGKNWEP is encoded by the coding sequence ATGAAGACGTTCCACTCCATGTTCATTTCGGGGGCACTGGCCCTCTCCCTGGTGGGTTGCGGCGAGGAAGAGCCGCCGCCCCCGCCAGTGGCGGCCAGGCCGGCGGCGCAGGAAGAGCCAGCCCCGGAGAAACCCGCGGAGCCCGCGGTGGCCGCTCCGTTGTATGTCTACAACTACAACCCGGTGGGCAAGCGCGATCCGTTCCGCAGCCCCGTCGAGGACATCAAGGCCGCGGATACACCCGTGGGCGCGCAGCTGTTGACGGCCTGCACCGAGGCGCTCTGTCAGTGGGACATCGACCAGCTCAAGCTGGTGGCCGTGGTGACGGGGGATGCCAACCCGATGGCCATGGTGGAGGACCCGATGGGTCGCGGCCACATCGTGCGCCGCAACAGCCGGGTGGGCCGCTCGGGCGGCAAGGTCACGCAGATCCTCCGGGATGAGGTGGTCGTCACCGAGACCATCACCACGCCGGAGCGGGTGGTCTACAACCCAGTGAAACTGGGGCTGAAGCAGGAAGACAAGCGGGATCCTGCCTACAACCTGATGACGGGCAAGAACTGGGAGCCGTAG
- a CDS encoding type 4a pilus biogenesis protein PilO, which produces MDKYLDRIVKAQPAVKFGGLAALVVLMTAANYFLVIEPLETESVGLRAQQRKLDLDLAEKSEIAQNLNERRREMDVLEQKLAEALTELPQNKDVEELLAQLNDIGKKSGLEISRVEPGPESVVGDEFFSRIPVRMVVSGNYHEIAMFLQEVSNMRRIVNVNNIKLEGARVKNEKVVLSSSFMATTFRFVK; this is translated from the coding sequence ATGGACAAGTATCTCGACAGAATCGTGAAGGCGCAGCCCGCGGTGAAGTTCGGTGGCCTGGCCGCACTGGTGGTCCTCATGACCGCCGCCAACTACTTCCTGGTCATCGAGCCGCTGGAGACCGAGTCGGTCGGGTTGCGCGCGCAGCAGCGCAAGCTGGATCTGGATCTGGCGGAGAAGAGTGAGATCGCCCAGAACCTCAACGAGCGTCGGCGCGAGATGGACGTGCTGGAGCAGAAGCTCGCCGAGGCGCTCACCGAGCTGCCCCAGAACAAGGATGTCGAGGAGCTGCTCGCGCAGCTCAACGACATCGGCAAGAAGTCGGGGCTGGAGATCTCCCGCGTGGAGCCGGGTCCCGAGTCGGTGGTGGGCGACGAGTTCTTCTCGCGCATCCCCGTGCGCATGGTGGTGAGTGGCAACTACCACGAGATCGCCATGTTCCTGCAGGAGGTGTCGAACATGCGGCGCATCGTGAACGTCAACAACATCAAGCTCGAGGGCGCCCGCGTGAAGAACGAAAAGGTGGTGCTCAGCAGTTCGTTCATGGCCACGACCTTCCGCTTCGTCAAATAG
- a CDS encoding PilN domain-containing protein, whose translation MMIRINLLPVRKKVKQEAGRQILALFALVLLGAGAGNFFWYSDRDGVVVKQKEGLAQTRKRIADLDKTIGEVQHINARKIEVEKKLAVLDELRRGRSGPVRMLDALANSIPKKAWIKSFNEERGAVSLLGSAVSHDDVAELMRNLNGMVWTPKGIGRLVEQRRDAKTSRVELLSAEIAIEEFPVGDIKPFFTNVDLRSTQQQAQAAKPGEVPTVEFDISLSSNYAI comes from the coding sequence ATGATGATTCGCATCAACCTTTTGCCCGTCCGCAAGAAAGTCAAGCAGGAGGCGGGCCGGCAGATCCTGGCCCTCTTCGCGCTCGTCCTGCTGGGCGCGGGCGCGGGCAACTTCTTCTGGTACTCCGACCGCGACGGCGTCGTGGTCAAGCAGAAGGAAGGTCTCGCGCAGACCCGCAAGCGCATCGCCGACCTGGACAAGACGATCGGCGAGGTGCAGCACATCAACGCTCGCAAGATCGAGGTGGAGAAGAAGCTCGCGGTGCTGGACGAACTGCGCCGCGGCCGCTCCGGTCCCGTGCGGATGCTGGACGCGCTGGCCAATTCCATCCCGAAGAAGGCCTGGATCAAGAGCTTCAACGAGGAGCGGGGCGCGGTGAGCCTGCTGGGCTCCGCCGTCAGCCATGACGACGTGGCCGAGCTGATGCGCAACCTCAACGGCATGGTGTGGACGCCCAAGGGCATTGGCCGCCTGGTGGAGCAGCGCCGCGATGCGAAGACCTCGCGTGTCGAGCTGCTGTCGGCCGAGATCGCCATCGAGGAGTTCCCGGTGGGGGACATCAAGCCCTTCTTCACCAACGTGGACCTCAGGAGCACCCAGCAGCAGGCTCAGGCCGCCAAGCCGGGTGAGGTGCCCACGGTGGAATTCGACATCTCCCTCTCCTCCAACTACGCCATCTGA
- the pilM gene encoding type IV pilus assembly protein PilM yields MAKGKLALGLDIGSTSVKMILLKEQRKRGQVSYALQSFGMKPLPPEAIVDGALMNSTAIVQALQELLTELKIKSKDVAIGVSGHSVIIKKIQMPRMSQEELEESIQWEAEQYIPFDVKDVNIDTQILDAGGNDATGQMDVLLVAAKKDMINDYTTVVSESGLLPVVVDVDAFAVQNMFAANYDIPDKETVVLINAGASVVNINIISNGITVFTRDVTIGGNQFTEEIQKQLNVSYEEAETLKIGGTRSDADAVVPQEVERVLLSVAEQVAGEIQRSLDFYAGTAVDANFTKVYLSGGTAKIPALFKTIETRVGVPVEILNPFRKIDVDNRKFDPAFIMEVAPMAAVAVGLALRRPGDKLA; encoded by the coding sequence ATGGCGAAGGGTAAGCTGGCTCTCGGTCTGGATATCGGATCGACCTCGGTGAAGATGATTCTCCTCAAGGAGCAGCGCAAGCGTGGCCAGGTGAGCTACGCGCTGCAGAGCTTCGGAATGAAGCCGCTGCCTCCCGAGGCCATCGTGGATGGGGCCCTGATGAACTCCACCGCCATCGTCCAGGCGCTGCAGGAGCTGCTCACCGAGCTGAAGATCAAGAGCAAGGACGTCGCCATCGGCGTGTCGGGCCACTCGGTCATCATCAAGAAGATCCAGATGCCCCGCATGAGCCAGGAAGAGCTCGAGGAGAGCATCCAGTGGGAGGCCGAGCAGTACATCCCCTTCGACGTCAAGGACGTGAACATCGACACGCAGATCCTCGACGCGGGGGGCAATGACGCCACCGGTCAGATGGACGTGCTGCTCGTGGCGGCCAAGAAGGACATGATCAACGACTACACCACGGTGGTGTCCGAGTCCGGGCTCCTGCCGGTGGTGGTGGACGTGGACGCCTTCGCCGTCCAGAACATGTTCGCCGCCAACTACGACATCCCCGACAAGGAGACCGTGGTGCTCATCAACGCGGGCGCCTCGGTGGTGAACATCAACATCATCTCCAACGGCATCACGGTGTTCACCCGCGACGTGACCATCGGGGGCAACCAGTTCACCGAGGAGATCCAGAAGCAGCTCAACGTCTCCTACGAGGAGGCGGAGACGCTGAAGATCGGCGGCACCCGCAGCGACGCGGACGCGGTCGTCCCCCAGGAAGTCGAGCGCGTGCTCTTGAGCGTGGCGGAGCAGGTGGCCGGTGAGATCCAGCGCTCGCTGGACTTCTACGCGGGCACCGCCGTGGACGCCAACTTCACCAAGGTCTACCTGTCGGGCGGGACCGCCAAGATTCCGGCCCTGTTCAAGACGATCGAGACGCGCGTGGGCGTGCCCGTGGAGATCCTCAATCCCTTCCGGAAGATCGACGTGGACAACCGCAAGTTCGACCCCGCCTTCATCATGGAGGTGGCGCCGATGGCCGCGGTGGCCGTGGGTCTGGCTCTCCGGCGTCCTGGCGACAAGCTGGCCTGA
- a CDS encoding prepilin peptidase produces the protein MAVAWVVVLGLVFGSFLNVVIARVPTGESIVRPRSRCPKCGHTLAWFDNVPVLSWLVLRGRCRSCGQPISWRYPLIELLTGALFFACQRRFGWTPELVSALVLVLVLVPLSFIDLEHWILPHELTWPGIAAGVVLSAPLGLVRLRDSILGALVGFFAFWAMEWLGEKIFKKEALGAGDKDLLALIGAFLTWKPLLGIIFLSSLQGAVVGSVMLLLHGRAGPAPSPESPPTPSEQPSPGTDSPSPEASDVAPAPPPEGEARPEGATAEPVRGADGAAEGETREEGEKGEEGERGEDEEEDDWVPGPTNLPFGPWLSIAALEVMLLGPWLSAILPVPMNVLVTGVR, from the coding sequence ATGGCCGTGGCGTGGGTGGTCGTCCTGGGCCTGGTCTTCGGTAGTTTCTTGAATGTCGTGATCGCCCGCGTTCCCACGGGTGAGAGCATCGTGCGGCCCCGCTCGCGCTGTCCCAAGTGCGGCCACACCCTGGCGTGGTTCGACAACGTGCCGGTGCTCTCCTGGCTCGTGCTGCGTGGGCGCTGCCGCTCGTGCGGCCAGCCCATCTCCTGGCGCTATCCTTTGATCGAGCTGCTCACCGGGGCGCTCTTCTTCGCCTGCCAGCGCCGCTTCGGCTGGACCCCGGAGCTCGTCTCCGCGTTGGTGTTGGTGTTGGTGCTGGTGCCGCTGTCCTTCATCGATCTGGAGCATTGGATCCTCCCGCACGAGCTGACCTGGCCGGGCATCGCCGCGGGCGTGGTGCTGTCGGCTCCCCTGGGGCTGGTGCGGCTGCGCGACTCCATCCTCGGCGCGTTGGTGGGCTTCTTCGCCTTCTGGGCGATGGAGTGGCTGGGCGAGAAGATCTTCAAGAAGGAGGCGCTGGGGGCGGGGGACAAGGATCTGCTCGCGCTCATCGGCGCCTTCCTCACCTGGAAGCCGCTGCTCGGCATCATCTTCCTCTCGTCGCTCCAAGGGGCCGTGGTGGGCTCGGTGATGTTGCTCCTCCACGGCCGGGCGGGACCCGCTCCCTCGCCCGAGTCGCCGCCCACTCCCTCCGAGCAGCCTTCCCCTGGCACCGACTCGCCCTCCCCGGAAGCATCCGACGTGGCGCCCGCGCCACCGCCCGAGGGAGAAGCCCGCCCCGAGGGCGCGACGGCGGAACCGGTCCGGGGGGCGGATGGGGCGGCCGAGGGAGAAACGCGTGAAGAGGGAGAGAAGGGTGAAGAGGGAGAAAGGGGGGAAGACGAGGAGGAGGACGACTGGGTGCCGGGCCCCACCAACCTTCCCTTTGGCCCCTGGCTGTCGATCGCGGCACTCGAGGTGATGCTGCTGGGTCCCTGGCTCAGCGCGATCCTTCCGGTTCCCATGAACGTGTTGGTGACCGGCGTGCGCTGA
- a CDS encoding prepilin-type N-terminal cleavage/methylation domain-containing protein, translating into MNRLFVRKNRGFTLIELMIVVAIIGILAAIAIPNFIKFQARSKQGEAKANLKAWFTSQRAYLQEKDKYSENVQTVGFSPERGNRYAYYFGTAGKTCIVRDAKGVTDTANANCITVDSAKFQGSATPKEAPPTSPSYTGAGANPGMPGLGGCTTGIGCNISGLAAGNVDNDSTGIDTWWISTKDTSAIGSACGNNDETVAVAGAPYLSYNDVDCDT; encoded by the coding sequence ATGAACCGTCTCTTCGTTCGCAAGAACCGCGGCTTCACGCTCATCGAGCTCATGATCGTGGTGGCCATCATCGGCATCCTCGCCGCCATCGCCATCCCGAACTTCATCAAGTTCCAGGCCCGCTCCAAGCAGGGTGAGGCCAAGGCCAACCTGAAGGCCTGGTTCACCTCGCAGCGCGCCTACCTGCAGGAGAAGGACAAGTACTCGGAGAACGTGCAGACGGTGGGCTTCTCGCCCGAGCGTGGCAACCGCTACGCCTACTACTTCGGCACCGCCGGCAAGACCTGCATCGTGCGTGATGCGAAGGGCGTGACCGACACCGCGAACGCCAACTGCATCACCGTGGACAGCGCGAAGTTCCAGGGCTCGGCCACGCCCAAGGAAGCTCCCCCGACGAGCCCGTCGTACACGGGCGCGGGCGCGAACCCGGGCATGCCCGGCCTCGGTGGCTGCACCACGGGCATCGGCTGCAACATCTCCGGTCTGGCCGCCGGTAACGTCGACAACGACTCCACGGGTATCGACACCTGGTGGATCTCGACCAAGGACACCTCCGCCATCGGCTCGGCCTGCGGCAACAACGACGAGACGGTGGCCGTCGCCGGTGCGCCCTACCTCTCCTACAACGACGTCGACTGCGACACCTGA
- a CDS encoding ABC transporter ATP-binding protein, translating into MSMDAPIPIEIRELSKTYRLGFFMNRQVRALQSLDLKIMPGQVYGLLGPNGAGKSTTIKILLNLVQASSGEARLFGLPPQDREARRRVGYVPENPAPYEYLTGREFVTLAGRLTGMSGKELDARVEQVLGMVQMTRAASLQIRRYSKGMVQRVALAQALVSKPSLLILDEPTSGLDPVGRRQIRDLILEERHRGTTVLFCTHIIPDVETLCDRVAVLVGGRRVREGSVSELVSSQATHMELTVEGVPLERIQTLGFELERAQTLEQRVILRVRDVDSQPLLKRLLELNGRVTQLQPTRFSLEDLFLRALEEARQGPVGGEIS; encoded by the coding sequence ATGTCCATGGATGCGCCCATCCCCATCGAAATCCGAGAGCTGTCCAAGACGTACCGGCTCGGCTTCTTCATGAACCGGCAGGTCCGTGCCCTGCAGTCGCTCGACCTGAAGATCATGCCCGGTCAGGTGTATGGCCTGCTCGGTCCCAACGGAGCCGGCAAGTCCACCACCATCAAGATCCTGCTGAACCTGGTGCAGGCCAGCAGTGGAGAAGCACGGCTCTTCGGCCTGCCCCCCCAGGACCGGGAAGCCCGCCGCCGCGTGGGCTACGTGCCCGAGAACCCCGCGCCCTACGAGTACCTCACCGGACGCGAGTTCGTCACGCTGGCGGGCCGGCTGACGGGCATGAGCGGCAAGGAGTTGGATGCCCGGGTCGAGCAGGTGCTGGGCATGGTGCAGATGACCCGCGCCGCCTCCCTGCAGATCCGCCGCTACAGCAAGGGCATGGTGCAGCGCGTGGCGCTGGCCCAGGCGCTGGTGTCCAAGCCCTCGCTGCTCATCCTGGATGAGCCCACCTCGGGATTGGATCCCGTGGGCCGCCGGCAGATCCGCGACCTCATCCTCGAGGAGCGCCACCGGGGCACGACGGTGCTCTTCTGCACGCACATCATCCCGGACGTGGAGACGCTCTGCGACCGCGTGGCCGTGCTGGTCGGAGGTCGGCGCGTGCGCGAGGGCAGCGTGTCCGAGCTGGTGAGCTCACAGGCCACGCACATGGAGCTCACGGTGGAGGGAGTGCCGCTCGAGCGCATCCAGACGCTGGGCTTCGAGCTGGAGCGGGCGCAGACCCTGGAGCAGCGGGTGATCCTCCGCGTGCGCGACGTGGACAGCCAGCCCCTGCTCAAGCGGTTGCTCGAACTCAATGGGCGGGTCACCCAGCTACAACCCACCCGGTTCTCGTTGGAGGACCTGTTCCTGCGCGCCCTCGAGGAGGCACGCCAGGGCCCCGTGGGAGGAGAGATTTCATGA
- a CDS encoding ABC transporter permease, whose product MMGPFIALTLNGFREARRNRVTLIVALFALSLLLSSSLVVEVTVGVFDRVLTDMGLGSMSLMLVLLTIFLSSGLISREIERRTIFLMVSKPLSRGAFLVGRLFGNMLTVTVLLLAMAALFFLLMVFYGVPITPAHVAAVGMLWFELWVLSGVGFLMSSFSQHQTVSAFVTVSLYAAGNLSSDIYSLARKSKSDALQALGEAVYYVLPNLARFNYRPQASYAAAISSSQLLSDMAYGAAYTAVLVSLAVLLFNRRDFR is encoded by the coding sequence ATGATGGGTCCGTTCATCGCCCTCACGCTCAATGGCTTCCGGGAAGCCCGGCGCAACCGCGTCACGCTCATCGTGGCCCTCTTCGCGCTGAGCCTGCTGCTGTCCTCCTCGCTCGTGGTGGAGGTCACCGTCGGGGTGTTCGACCGGGTCCTCACCGACATGGGCCTGGGCTCGATGAGCCTGATGCTGGTGTTGCTCACCATCTTCCTGTCCAGTGGGCTCATCTCGCGGGAAATCGAGCGGCGCACCATCTTCCTCATGGTGTCCAAGCCCCTGTCGCGAGGCGCCTTCCTGGTGGGCCGGCTGTTCGGCAACATGCTCACCGTGACGGTGCTGCTGCTGGCCATGGCCGCGCTCTTCTTCCTGCTGATGGTCTTCTACGGCGTCCCCATCACCCCCGCGCACGTGGCGGCGGTGGGCATGCTGTGGTTCGAGCTCTGGGTGCTCAGCGGCGTGGGCTTCCTGATGTCCAGCTTCTCCCAACACCAGACGGTGTCCGCCTTCGTCACCGTGAGCCTCTACGCCGCGGGAAACCTGTCCTCGGACATCTACTCCCTGGCGCGCAAGTCCAAGAGCGACGCCCTCCAGGCGCTGGGCGAGGCCGTGTACTACGTGCTGCCCAACCTCGCCCGCTTCAACTACCGGCCCCAGGCGTCGTACGCCGCCGCCATCTCCTCCTCCCAGTTGCTGTCCGACATGGCCTATGGCGCGGCCTATACCGCCGTGCTGGTGTCGCTGGCCGTGCTGCTCTTCAACCGGCGCGACTTCCGCTGA
- a CDS encoding sigma-54-dependent transcriptional regulator has protein sequence MHILVVDDERSMRVVLEVLLLRSGYRVTCVEGVRAAREVLESTLVDLVITDMKLGATQSGMDVLRAARAQSDAPEVIVITAFGTAASAVEAMREGAYDYIGKPFDNEELLLLVQKALEKRTLRQENVSLREHLVPGVGVMAVGRGERMRAVWSMVDKVAPTRSTVLIHGESGTGKELIAKALHLKSPRAGQPFLPINCAALNEGVLESELFGHVKGAFTGATQDRPGLLVHAGEGTVFLDEIGEVPPATQVKLLRVLQERKVKPVGSSAEIPFHARILAATNRRLDAEVKAGRFREDLFYRLNVITLELPPLRERPEDIAPLAEHFLSRQRRELERPGLRFSPEALSVLSAYAFPGNVRQLENVVERAATLADGDVLTLASLPPSLRGEPVQAAAAATPEVALGAGFSLERHLDEAERHYLVAALAQAGGVKTRAADLLGLTFRSFRYRLAKHGLSDREDEA, from the coding sequence GTGCACATCCTGGTGGTGGACGATGAGCGGTCGATGCGCGTGGTCCTGGAGGTCCTGCTGTTGCGCTCGGGCTACCGGGTGACGTGCGTGGAGGGCGTGCGGGCGGCGCGCGAGGTGTTGGAGTCCACCCTGGTGGACCTGGTCATCACCGACATGAAGCTGGGGGCCACGCAGAGCGGCATGGACGTGCTGCGGGCCGCCCGGGCGCAGAGCGACGCCCCCGAGGTCATCGTCATCACCGCCTTTGGCACCGCGGCCTCGGCGGTGGAGGCCATGCGCGAGGGCGCGTACGACTACATCGGCAAGCCCTTCGACAACGAGGAGCTGTTGCTCTTGGTGCAGAAGGCGCTGGAGAAGCGCACGCTGCGCCAGGAGAACGTCTCGTTGCGCGAGCACCTGGTGCCCGGCGTGGGAGTGATGGCGGTGGGCCGCGGCGAGCGGATGCGCGCGGTGTGGAGCATGGTGGACAAGGTGGCGCCCACGCGCTCCACCGTGCTCATCCATGGAGAGAGCGGGACGGGCAAGGAGCTCATCGCCAAGGCCCTGCACCTCAAGAGCCCCCGGGCGGGACAGCCCTTCCTGCCCATCAACTGCGCGGCGCTCAACGAGGGGGTGCTGGAGAGCGAGCTGTTCGGCCACGTGAAGGGAGCCTTCACCGGGGCCACGCAGGATCGCCCCGGGCTGCTCGTGCACGCGGGCGAGGGGACGGTGTTCCTCGATGAGATTGGCGAGGTGCCGCCGGCCACCCAGGTGAAGCTCCTGCGCGTGCTGCAGGAGCGCAAGGTCAAGCCGGTGGGCAGCTCGGCGGAGATTCCCTTCCATGCGCGCATCCTGGCGGCCACCAACCGGCGGCTGGACGCCGAGGTGAAGGCGGGCCGTTTCCGGGAGGATCTCTTCTACCGGCTCAACGTCATCACCCTGGAGCTGCCGCCACTGCGCGAGCGGCCCGAGGACATCGCGCCGCTGGCGGAGCACTTCCTCTCCCGGCAGCGCCGGGAGCTGGAGCGGCCGGGCCTGCGCTTCTCTCCCGAGGCCCTGTCGGTGTTGTCCGCCTATGCCTTCCCCGGCAACGTGCGCCAGCTGGAGAACGTCGTCGAGCGCGCGGCGACGCTGGCGGATGGGGACGTGCTGACATTGGCCTCGCTGCCGCCCTCGCTCCGGGGTGAGCCCGTGCAGGCCGCGGCCGCCGCCACGCCCGAGGTGGCGCTCGGGGCGGGTTTCTCCCTGGAGCGTCACCTCGATGAGGCCGAGCGGCACTACCTGGTGGCTGCCCTGGCGCAGGCGGGTGGGGTGAAGACGCGGGCGGCGGACCTGCTCGGCTTGACGTTCCGCTCCTTCCGCTACCGCCTGGCCAAGCACGGGCTGTCGGATCGGGAGGACGAGGCCTGA
- a CDS encoding two-component system sensor histidine kinase NtrB — protein MAGSPQPHTLRNRLTWLTVFRTVAVSLSLVAFAARVFLQPVQEPSHGDMLSFAVIGLVYLFTLVYGLMLRGGWADRLAAVVQVVGDLLIASVLVFLTGVGDSPFTFLYLLAVIGASILLDGRGALLAALASALTYSLLLVAVRSRWLAPPTGVGDLSLQRVAFLIGSNLLALVLIAVLAGYLSRQLSATGGRLSAREADLKKLGTLQQQILTCMPSGLITCDAQGLVTFVNRAASAILGLDEAAVVAGMPVESLLPGALGAEAHVRRRELSVQTREGVRTLGLTVTGLGDTGNEGMLIVFQDLTELRRTEEDLRRADRLAALGTLAAQLAHEIRNPLAAMRGSAQLLVREPSGDPVSARLVDVLLRESDRLSKLVEDFLRFARPPPPLKQEVDLGALVAETVDMLRADPLARQVRVETALLALRILVDADQLRQVLINLLRNAFQATEEGGVVRVTLRPEDSWAELLIWDSGGRIPPAHLSRIFEPFFSTREGGTGLGLSTAHSIVRAHGGNIRVSSSPQEGTGFLIQLPIRD, from the coding sequence TTGGCCGGTTCGCCGCAGCCGCACACGCTGCGCAACCGGCTGACGTGGCTCACCGTGTTCCGCACGGTGGCCGTCAGTCTGTCGCTCGTGGCCTTCGCGGCCCGCGTGTTCCTGCAACCCGTGCAGGAGCCCAGCCACGGCGACATGCTGTCCTTCGCGGTCATCGGGCTCGTCTACCTCTTCACGCTCGTCTACGGCCTCATGCTCCGGGGGGGCTGGGCGGACCGTCTGGCGGCGGTGGTGCAGGTGGTGGGCGACCTGCTCATCGCCTCGGTGCTCGTCTTCCTCACCGGCGTGGGAGACAGCCCCTTCACCTTCCTGTACCTGCTGGCCGTCATCGGCGCGAGCATCCTGCTGGATGGTCGCGGCGCGCTGCTGGCCGCGCTCGCCAGCGCGCTCACCTATTCGCTGCTGCTGGTGGCGGTGCGCTCGCGCTGGCTGGCGCCTCCCACGGGCGTGGGGGATTTGAGCCTCCAGCGGGTCGCCTTCCTCATCGGCAGCAACCTGCTCGCGCTCGTGCTCATCGCGGTGCTCGCGGGCTATCTGTCTCGCCAGCTCTCGGCCACGGGCGGGCGGCTGTCCGCGCGCGAGGCGGACCTCAAGAAGCTGGGCACCCTGCAGCAGCAGATCCTCACCTGCATGCCCTCGGGCCTCATCACGTGTGATGCGCAGGGCCTCGTCACCTTCGTCAACCGCGCCGCCAGCGCCATCCTTGGACTGGACGAGGCGGCGGTGGTGGCGGGCATGCCCGTGGAGTCGCTCCTGCCGGGTGCGCTCGGAGCGGAGGCCCACGTGCGCCGCCGGGAGCTGTCCGTGCAGACGCGGGAGGGCGTGCGCACGCTCGGGTTGACGGTGACGGGCCTGGGCGACACCGGCAACGAGGGCATGCTCATCGTCTTCCAGGATCTGACCGAGCTGCGCCGCACGGAGGAGGATCTGCGGCGCGCCGACAGGCTGGCCGCGCTGGGCACCCTGGCCGCTCAGCTCGCGCACGAAATCCGCAATCCCCTGGCCGCCATGCGCGGCTCGGCCCAGTTGCTCGTGCGGGAGCCCTCCGGGGATCCGGTGTCGGCGAGGCTCGTGGACGTGCTCCTGCGCGAATCGGATCGGCTCTCCAAGCTGGTGGAGGACTTCCTGCGCTTCGCCCGCCCTCCGCCTCCGCTCAAGCAGGAGGTGGACCTGGGGGCGTTGGTGGCGGAGACGGTGGACATGTTGCGCGCGGATCCGCTCGCCCGTCAGGTGCGCGTGGAGACGGCGCTGCTTGCCCTGCGCATCCTGGTGGACGCGGATCAGCTCCGGCAGGTGCTCATCAACCTGTTGCGCAATGCCTTCCAGGCGACGGAGGAGGGGGGAGTGGTGCGCGTGACGTTGCGGCCCGAGGACTCCTGGGCGGAGCTGCTCATCTGGGACTCGGGGGGCCGCATTCCCCCGGCACACCTCTCGCGCATTTTCGAGCCCTTTTTCAGCACCCGGGAGGGAGGAACCGGCCTGGGGTTGTCCACGGCGCATTCCATCGTGCGCGCACATGGTGGCAACATCCGCGTGTCCTCCTCTCCCCAGGAGGGCACTGGGTTCCTCATCCAATTGCCCATTCGGGACTGA
- a CDS encoding type II secretion system F family protein — translation MAATATKSTPQKSKNTAQFLWEAKTKSGETKKGEMEASDIEAVNARLKSLGLNPVKVRRKGLLDSDLNITIGSAVTGKDILIFTRQFATMIDAGLPLVQCLDILGTQMDNPAFRKVVFAIKNKVEQGSTFADALADHPKVFDELFVQLCAAGEVGGILDNILNRLANYREKNEKLKRKVKSAMTYPVIVVLVAIAVTAVLMLKVTPVFAKMFADFGQALPAPTQFVVDLSEWCQNYLLWVFAGLAAFSVLFGYVYRNPQGRRLLDKAFLLAPIVGPVIRKVAVARFTRTLGTMISSGVPILDALDVTAKTAGNRSVEEAIFYVRGKIAEGKNIAGPLLETKVFPPMVVQMIGVGEATGAMDTMLNKIADFYDDEVDTAVAGLTAMIEPLMMVFLGGVVGGFLIAMYLPIFSIAGAVK, via the coding sequence ATGGCTGCAACGGCGACCAAGTCCACTCCCCAAAAATCGAAGAACACGGCCCAGTTCCTCTGGGAAGCCAAGACCAAGTCTGGCGAGACCAAGAAGGGCGAGATGGAGGCCTCGGACATCGAGGCCGTCAATGCCCGTCTGAAGTCGCTCGGCCTCAATCCGGTCAAGGTGCGCCGCAAGGGCCTGCTCGACTCCGACCTGAACATCACCATCGGTTCGGCGGTCACGGGCAAGGACATCCTCATCTTCACCCGTCAGTTCGCCACGATGATCGACGCCGGCCTGCCGCTCGTGCAGTGCCTCGACATCCTCGGCACGCAGATGGACAACCCGGCCTTCCGCAAGGTCGTGTTCGCCATCAAGAACAAGGTGGAGCAGGGGTCCACCTTCGCCGACGCCCTGGCGGACCACCCCAAGGTCTTCGACGAGCTCTTCGTGCAGCTGTGCGCCGCGGGCGAGGTGGGCGGTATCCTCGACAACATCCTCAACCGGCTCGCCAACTACCGGGAGAAGAACGAGAAGCTCAAGCGCAAGGTCAAGAGCGCGATGACCTACCCGGTCATCGTCGTGTTGGTGGCCATCGCGGTGACGGCGGTGCTGATGCTCAAGGTGACGCCGGTGTTCGCGAAGATGTTCGCGGACTTCGGTCAGGCGCTGCCCGCGCCCACCCAGTTCGTGGTGGACCTGTCCGAATGGTGCCAGAACTACCTGCTCTGGGTGTTCGCCGGCCTGGCCGCCTTCTCGGTCCTCTTCGGCTACGTCTACCGCAACCCCCAGGGGCGGCGTCTGCTGGACAAGGCGTTCCTGTTGGCCCCCATCGTCGGGCCCGTCATCCGCAAGGTGGCGGTGGCGCGCTTCACCCGCACGCTGGGCACGATGATCTCCTCGGGTGTGCCCATCCTGGATGCGCTGGACGTCACCGCCAAGACGGCCGGCAACCGCTCCGTGGAAGAGGCCATCTTCTACGTGCGCGGGAAGATCGCCGAGGGCAAGAACATCGCGGGACCGCTGCTGGAGACGAAGGTGTTCCCGCCCATGGTGGTGCAGATGATCGGCGTGGGTGAGGCCACGGGCGCCATGGACACCATGCTCAACAAGATCGCCGACTTCTACGACGACGAGGTGGACACGGCGGTCGCGGGCCTCACGGCGATGATCGAACCGTTGATGATGGTGTTCCTGGGTGGCGTGGTCGGTGGCTTCCTCATCGCCATGTACCTGCCCATCTTCTCCATCGCCGGTGCCGTCAAGTAG